The genomic window GCCGCGCGGCGCACCGAAGGAGACCAGGCTTTCGGCCGGGACACCGTCAAGGAGGGCGCACATGACGTCGAAGCAGATCTCTGAAGCGACGAGTTGCCCGAAGGCGGGATGGTAGGGGCCCGCGAGGAGCGTGCCGGGGCGCTCCAGCTCGGCCGTCGGCTGAAGCCCCATGCGGATCACCGGGATCCCGGCCCGCGCGGCGGTAATGAGCATCTCCTTGCAAAGGGATACCGCGTCCGGGAGTGCGAGCGGAGTGTAGGTCCCGCACCGGTAACGCTCGGCGAGTTCGGTCCCCTCTATGACGAGGGTGGGATAGATGCGCAGGAAGGAGGGGCGAAGGGCGATGGCCGCGCGCAGCGTGGCGAGCGAGCGCTCCGTCGTGTCGCCGGGAAGCCCGGGCATGAGCTGGATCCCGACCGCAATGCCGGCTTCTTTGAGGGCCGCCACGGCAAGTTCCACCTCGGCGACCCCGTGGCCGCGCCCGGAAAGCGCAAGCACCTCGGGGTCCATGGATTGGACGCCGAGTTCGACGGTCGCGACGCCACGTTCACGCAGAAAAAGTGCCGTCCCCGCGTCCACCGCGTCGGGGCGGGTCGAAAGACGGACCGAAGCGAGGAGCCCGCTCTCGAGAAGCGGCTGCAGAGGGGCGAGGAGCGCCTCCTGATCGGGCAGCGGGAGCGCGGTGAAGGTCCCGCCATAAAAGGCGGCCTCGAGGCTGCGCCCGGGGGCGCCGGCGCGGTACTCCTCGATGCGCGAGAGGAGCTCAGCCGGGGTGGGAAGGACGCCCCGCGCACCCGCCACCTTCTCCTGGTCGCAAAAAACGCAGCGGTGCGGGCACCCAAGGTGCGGGATGAAGAAAGGGACGAACAGCGGCCTCAAGGCTTCCCCTTGAGAAGCTGCACCGCGGCGCGGGCCGCATCCTGCTCGGCCTCCTTCTTGGTGCGCCCCACCCCTTCCCCCATGAGCTCGTCGCCGATGTACACCTCGACGCTGAAGCGCCGGTCGTGGTCCGGGCCGCTCGCCTCTTTCAGCTGGTAGCGCGGCAGTTCGCCGCGAAGAAGCCGGGCACGCTCCTGCAGTTCCGTCTTCGTGTCGCGTCCGCTCAGGATCTCCGGGCAGGAGAGGAGCGGCTCGAAGAGCCCGTGCACGATGGCGCGCACCGCGTCGATGCCGCCGTCGAGGTAGACCGCGGCGAGAAGGGCCTCGAAGGCGTCGGCCAGAAGCGAGCGTTTCTCACGCCCGCCCCCCTTCTCCTCCCCTTTACCAAGGCGCAGCGACGCGCCGAGCTCGAGGCTGCCGGCGATGCGGGCGAGACTCACCTCGTCCACGAGCGCCGCGCGCATCTTGGTGAGCTCCCCTTCCCTGCTTTGCGGGAAACGCGCGAGCAAGAGGTCCGAGAGGAGAAAATCAAGTACCGCGTCCCCGAAAAACTCCAGGCGCTGGTTGTCCTTGCCGCCCGCTTCGTTCACGTAGGTGCGGTGGGTGAGCGCCTCTTCCAGAAGTTCGCGCTTGGCGAACCGGTAGTTCAGCCGCTTCTCCACTTTTTGCATCTTATCTTCCTGGATCTCGCTCATGATAAAGCCCACGTTTCTCCTTAATTTGAGGCAACTATAGTCAAAGGTTTTCGGCATGGCAATAAGCTTCTGCGTGAACTCGACCAGCGCAGCAATGAACCTATGCCAGTAACGGCCGCGGCAACTCCGCGCCAGAGGCGGCTGAAACCGGTGCAACCCGGCTCAGGACGGGCATTTAAATCTTGCATAATGATCACCCCTCCCATATAATTCAGTGATTTTATAAGAGATCATGAGACCAGCGACATGGGCTTTTTCATTACATTTGAAGGCGTTGAAGGGTGCGGCAAAACGACCCAGCTGAGGCTCCTGAAGGAGCGTCTCCAGGCTGCGGGACAGAAGGTGGTCGCGACGCGCGAACCGGGCGGCTGCCCGATCGCGGACCAGATGCGCGCCATCCTGCTCGATGCCAAGAACAGCGCCATCACGCCGCTTGCCGAACTCCTTCTTTACGCCGCCGCGCGTGCGCAGCACGTTCAGGAGGTGATCGCCCCGGCGCTCGAGCGCGGCGAGACGGTTCTTTGCGACCGCTTCACCGACGCGACGCTCGCCTACCAGGGGCATGGGCGTGAACTCGACCTCGCCGTGATCGGGCAGTTGAACGGCCTCGCCACCTCCGGCGTGCAGCCGGCGCTCACCGTGCTCATCGACTGCCCGGTGGAGATCGGGCTTGCCCGCGCGCTCTCCCGCATCGAGGCCACCTCCGGCGCGCGCGAGGAGCGTTTCGAGCTGGAATCGGTGCGCTTCCACGAGCGGGTGCGCGCGGGATACCTCGCCTTGGCCAAGGCGCAGCCCGAGCGTTTCGTGATTGTGGATGGCTCCGGCGACGTGGCCGCCACCGAGAAACTGATGCTGGCCGCGCTGGCCAAGCGCCTTCCCGCGGCAGCCCAAGCGGCGCTCGGGGCGTAGCCGATGCCATTTTCCGAAGTCATAGGGCAGGACCGGGCCATCTCGGTGCTGAAACGCTCCATCGCTCTGGAGCGGGTGGCGCACGCCTACCTCTTCTCCGGCATCGAGGGGTGCGGCAAGAAAAAGACGGCCCTTGCCATGGTGCAGGCCGTCTTCTGCGGCAAGGAGGACGCCTGCGGCGTCTGCCCCTCCTGCAGGAAGATCGCGAACGGCCAGCACCCGGACCTCCATATCCTGGAACCGGACGGCGCCTTCATAAAGATCGACCAGATCCGTGAGCTGCAAAAGGAGCTCGCCTACCGCCCCTTCGAGGCACCCAAGAAGGCGTGCATCATCGACGGGGCAGAGAAGCTGAACCTCTCTTCGGGGAACGCCCTTTTGAAGACCCTGGAGGAGCCGCCGGGCAACGCGCTGATGATCCTCATAACCGCCGAGCGCTCCGCGGTCCTGCAGACCATACTCTCCCGCTGCCAGACGCTCGACTTCCAGCCGCTGCCGGCCGAGATGGTCGAAGCGCGGCTTTTGCGCGAGCAGTTCCCGGCGGACGCGGCCCGCGTCGCCGCTTCCCTTTCCGGCGGCAGCCTGAAGCGTGCGGTGGAAGTCGCTACCGACGGCGTGCTCGAGGGACGGGTGAACTTCCTGGAGCGGGTGCTCGCGCTGAACTTGAAAGACGTGAACGCGCTTTTCGCCGCGGCGGAGGAGTTCGCCGCCGACAAGGAGGGGCTCCCCGGCTTTCTCGAGCTGCTCCTCTCCTTTCTGCGCGACGTGCTCATCTACCGCTCCACCCCGGAGGCGCTTGCCAACGCAGACCTTGCGCACCTGGTGGCCCGTGAGGCGGAGCGCAGCCCGCAGCAACGCATCATCGACCTGATCGAGCAGTTGGTCGCCACGCGCCGGATGCTCGTGCGCAACGTGAACGCGAGGCTCGCCCTCGAGGTCTTCTTCATGCGCCTCGCGGAGCGGTAAAACCGCATCGCGTTTCTTTGCAGCACCGACACAAACCACAGGTTCAAGACCTGTTTTCTCTTTGGAGGCATTTTTGGCACAGATCGTAAGGATTCAATTCACCACCGCTGGGAAGCTCTACGACTTCAGCTCCGGCAAGACCAGCGTCAAGCCGGGTGACCGCGTCATCGTGGAGACCGAACGGGGTAAAAGCATAGGCCAGGTCGTCGCCGGCCCCATCGAGGTGGAGGATTCGCTCGTCCCCGAAGGGCTCAAGCCGATACAGCGTCTGGCCGACCTCGCCGACCTCGCAACCCTCGCCGCCAACACGGCGAAGGAGAAGGAGGCGCACAAGTTCTGCCTCTCCCGCATCAAGGAACGCGGCATGGACATGAAGCTGGTCCGCGTCGAGTACCTCTTCGACGGCTCAAAGGCGATCTTCTACTTCACCGCCGACGGCCGCGTCGACTTCCGCGAGCTGGTGAAGGACCTGGCCCACGCCTTCCACACGAGGATCGAGATGCGCCAGATCGGCGTGCGCGATGAGTCGAAGATGGTCGGCGGCATCGGCATCTGCGGCCGCGAGCTCTGCTGCTCCTCGTACCTCAGGGAGTTCGAGCCGGTATCGGTGAAGATGGCGAAGGAGCAGAACCTCGCCCTCAACCCTAGCAAGATCTCGGGTCAGTGCGGCAGGCTCTTGTGCTGCCTCTCCTACGAGTTCGAGACCTACTGCAACCTGAGAAAGGGGCTCCCGAAGTGCGGCAAGCGCGTGCAGTGCGGCTGCGTCGACGGCGAGGTGGTGAAGGTCAACGTATTGGATCAGACGGTAACCCTTAAAACCACGGACGACTCGCTGGTCACCCTCAAGGGGGAGGAGATCGCGCCAGAGAACGTGAGCGACCGCGTGAAGAAACCGCCGCAGCAAAAAGGTGAGCAGCAGGGGGGCGACAAGGGCAAGGCCCAGGGGCCCGGCAAGCAGCGCCGCAATCGGCCCGTCGACGTCAAGGAAAGAAAAAAGGAGAAACCACAATGAAACCGGCTTTTTACGTCACCACCCCCATCTACTACGTAAATGACGTCCCGCACATAGGGCACGCTTACACCACCTTGGCCGCGGACGTGCTGGCGCGCTACAAGCGACTCAAGGGGTTTGACGTCTTCTTTCTGACCGGCACCGACGAGCACGGCCAGAAGGTCGAAAAGGCCGCCAACGCCGCGGGTGAGACTCCGCTCGAGCTTGCCGACCGCGTCATGAAGCGCTTCCAGTCGCTGTGGGAGAAGCTGGAGATCTCCAACACCG from Geomonas ferrireducens includes these protein-coding regions:
- a CDS encoding PSP1 domain-containing protein; translated protein: MAQIVRIQFTTAGKLYDFSSGKTSVKPGDRVIVETERGKSIGQVVAGPIEVEDSLVPEGLKPIQRLADLADLATLAANTAKEKEAHKFCLSRIKERGMDMKLVRVEYLFDGSKAIFYFTADGRVDFRELVKDLAHAFHTRIEMRQIGVRDESKMVGGIGICGRELCCSSYLREFEPVSVKMAKEQNLALNPSKISGQCGRLLCCLSYEFETYCNLRKGLPKCGKRVQCGCVDGEVVKVNVLDQTVTLKTTDDSLVTLKGEEIAPENVSDRVKKPPQQKGEQQGGDKGKAQGPGKQRRNRPVDVKERKKEKPQ
- the rnc gene encoding ribonuclease III, with translation MSEIQEDKMQKVEKRLNYRFAKRELLEEALTHRTYVNEAGGKDNQRLEFFGDAVLDFLLSDLLLARFPQSREGELTKMRAALVDEVSLARIAGSLELGASLRLGKGEEKGGGREKRSLLADAFEALLAAVYLDGGIDAVRAIVHGLFEPLLSCPEILSGRDTKTELQERARLLRGELPRYQLKEASGPDHDRRFSVEVYIGDELMGEGVGRTKKEAEQDAARAAVQLLKGKP
- the holB gene encoding DNA polymerase III subunit delta' → MPFSEVIGQDRAISVLKRSIALERVAHAYLFSGIEGCGKKKTALAMVQAVFCGKEDACGVCPSCRKIANGQHPDLHILEPDGAFIKIDQIRELQKELAYRPFEAPKKACIIDGAEKLNLSSGNALLKTLEEPPGNALMILITAERSAVLQTILSRCQTLDFQPLPAEMVEARLLREQFPADAARVAASLSGGSLKRAVEVATDGVLEGRVNFLERVLALNLKDVNALFAAAEEFAADKEGLPGFLELLLSFLRDVLIYRSTPEALANADLAHLVAREAERSPQQRIIDLIEQLVATRRMLVRNVNARLALEVFFMRLAER
- a CDS encoding elongator complex protein 3, with the translated sequence MRPLFVPFFIPHLGCPHRCVFCDQEKVAGARGVLPTPAELLSRIEEYRAGAPGRSLEAAFYGGTFTALPLPDQEALLAPLQPLLESGLLASVRLSTRPDAVDAGTALFLRERGVATVELGVQSMDPEVLALSGRGHGVAEVELAVAALKEAGIAVGIQLMPGLPGDTTERSLATLRAAIALRPSFLRIYPTLVIEGTELAERYRCGTYTPLALPDAVSLCKEMLITAARAGIPVIRMGLQPTAELERPGTLLAGPYHPAFGQLVASEICFDVMCALLDGVPAESLVSFGAPRGRVSDLVGQKRGNLARLGEQHGVDASVHEDAALAPELISLKLEGGVRYARRPDLHPQH
- the tmk gene encoding dTMP kinase, translating into MGFFITFEGVEGCGKTTQLRLLKERLQAAGQKVVATREPGGCPIADQMRAILLDAKNSAITPLAELLLYAAARAQHVQEVIAPALERGETVLCDRFTDATLAYQGHGRELDLAVIGQLNGLATSGVQPALTVLIDCPVEIGLARALSRIEATSGAREERFELESVRFHERVRAGYLALAKAQPERFVIVDGSGDVAATEKLMLAALAKRLPAAAQAALGA